CGCAGCACGACCGCTACACCGTGACCCTCACGGGCGAAGTCACGGTGGGCGGACGTCCCGAACGTCTCTACACGCCCGGCGTGACGCTCGAGATCGTCCCCGGCTACCGGATCGAGGTCACCGGAGCGACCGTCAAGTCCGGCCGAAAGGGCACGGTCGAAGGCGTCCTCCACCGTGAGGAGAGCTTCCGCCAGCCCGTCGAACTGCGCGCCGACGCCCTGCCCACCGGCGTCGTCTGCGACAGCACCGAAATCGAGGACGAGGACGACGGCAAGTTCCGGCTGGCCTGCGAAGCGTCCGACCAGGTGGAAGCAGGGGACTACGACTTCTTGATCACGTCGTCGTCCTGGCTGGCCGGCGAGCGAGAAGTCCGCTCCGCCTACACTACGGTGCCGGTGAGCGCGCGAATGGAGGTGAAGGGCAGATGACACGTTTCGTCGGGTGCGCCGTCACCCTTCTCTTCGGCTTCGCCGCCGCCCTGCCGAGCGCGACCACACCCGTCGGCCTCGTTGTCCACCCCGCCGAACTCACCTTCGACAACCTCCGCGACGGCCGCAAGCTACTCGTCACCGGCATCCTCGAAAGCGGCGAACGCATGGACCTCACGGGCGAAGCCGAGGTCGACATCACGAGCGCCCCCGTCGAGCGCGGCGACGACGGCTACTTCACACCGACCACTCCCGGCAACGGCTCCCTCACCATCCACGCCGGCGGCCTCAGCGCCGCCGTACCGGTCACGGTCCAAGCCGCCGCGACCGCCAACGCAGCGCCCCCCGTCACCTTCGTCCGCGACGTCCTGCCCGCGATGAACAAGGTCGGCTGCTCCTCGGGCACCTGCCACGGCGCGGCCAAGGGCAAGAACGGCTTCAAGCTGTCGCTGCGCGGCTACGATCCGGAGTTCGACTACCAGTCGCTGCTCTACGACATGTCCGGCCGGCGCTTCAACCGCGCCGAGCCCGCGCGCTCGCTGATGCTCGCCAAGCCGACGATGCAGGTGGCCCACGAGGGCGGCCTGCGGCTCGACTACGGCTCACGCTACTACCACCAGATCCTCGACTGGATCTCCGGCGGCGTGCCCTACGGCGACCCGGCGACCGACCGTGTCGAGCGGCTTGAGATCCATCCCGGCGACGTCTTCATGCGCCGGCCGGGAATGAGCCAGCAGACGATCGTCATCGCCCACTACGGCGACGGCCGCAGCCGCGACGTGACCCGCGAGGCGCACATCACGAGCAGCAACACGGAGACGATGGCGATCGAGGACGCGCCCTCCGGCCCCGTCGCAACGGGTCTCCGCCGCGGAGAGAGCACGCTGCTCGTCCGCTACGAAGGGCAGTTCACCACCGCGCCGGTCACGGTGCTCAGCGGCCGCGAGGGCTTCGAGTGGACCGCCCTGCCCCAGACGAACTACATCGACGAGCTGATCGACGAGAAGCTCCAGCGAATCGAGGTCCAGCCCTCCGCGCCGGTCGACGACGCCGCCTTCCTGCGCCGCGCTTCGCTCGACCTCACCGGCCAGATTCCGACTCCGGAACGCGTGCGCGCCTTCCTCGCCGACGACTCCCCAATGCTGGAGAAACGGAACCGCCTGGTCGACGAGTTGATCGCAAGCGACGGCTACGTCGACCACTGGACGCTCAAGTGGGGCGATCTGCTGCGCAGCAACCGGAAGTTCATGAGCTACAAGGGCATGCTGACCTTCCGCGGCTGGCTGCGCGAGGCGATCGAGGAGAACCGGCCCTACGACCAGCTCGTCCGCGAACTGGTCACGGCCTCCGGCAGCACCCTCGATCAGCCGGCCGCCAGCTACTTCCGTGCCGCCCGCGATCCGAAGGAGGCGATGGAGACCACCACCCAGCTCTTCATGGGGGTGCGGATGGTCTGCGCCCAGTGCCACGACCACCCGTTCGAGCGCTGGACCCAGAACCAGTACTTCGAAATGACGGCCTTCTTTGCCGGCCTGGGCGTCCGTCCGGGCTTCCGCACCGGCGAGGAGATCGTCTTCGACAAGCGACGCGACAACGAGCAGCTGCACCCGAAGACGAACGCCGTCGTGCC
Above is a window of Acidobacteriota bacterium DNA encoding:
- a CDS encoding DUF1549 and DUF1553 domain-containing protein, which gives rise to MTRFVGCAVTLLFGFAAALPSATTPVGLVVHPAELTFDNLRDGRKLLVTGILESGERMDLTGEAEVDITSAPVERGDDGYFTPTTPGNGSLTIHAGGLSAAVPVTVQAAATANAAPPVTFVRDVLPAMNKVGCSSGTCHGAAKGKNGFKLSLRGYDPEFDYQSLLYDMSGRRFNRAEPARSLMLAKPTMQVAHEGGLRLDYGSRYYHQILDWISGGVPYGDPATDRVERLEIHPGDVFMRRPGMSQQTIVIAHYGDGRSRDVTREAHITSSNTETMAIEDAPSGPVATGLRRGESTLLVRYEGQFTTAPVTVLSGREGFEWTALPQTNYIDELIDEKLQRIEVQPSAPVDDAAFLRRASLDLTGQIPTPERVRAFLADDSPMLEKRNRLVDELIASDGYVDHWTLKWGDLLRSNRKFMSYKGMLTFRGWLREAIEENRPYDQLVRELVTASGSTLDQPAASYFRAARDPKEAMETTTQLFMGVRMVCAQCHDHPFERWTQNQYFEMTAFFAGLGVRPGFRTGEEIVFDKRRDNEQLHPKTNAVVPPRYLVAVEGAPDLGEGLGRRAALADWLTSPNNPYFARAIANRVWSYFMGRGIIDPVDDIRASNQPVNAALLNALTADLIENDFDLRHLMRTIATSRAYQSSFQTNEWNQDDRINFSRHEPRRLSAEQLADAVARATDSRFEIDTLPEDFDATALPDPHVMTASMGIEGFLDLFGKPDRETACECERKTEMSLPQALSLLNGSVIADAIADPEGRVANLVLGGLDNEELIAELYLAAIGRLPTGDEAELAEGHFESSASRTAAAQDLMWALLNSNAFLFNS